A single genomic interval of Desulfovibrio intestinalis harbors:
- a CDS encoding DUF4857 domain-containing protein translates to MMRIYWLRLAPVFMGIFVLAWFVPQTYLRSTRAEYYQVSGMYSPVFKEFVLWETGSSLFIFKREDGTRLSLREGRMATPFSFPKDIEKWGGFPLEIDGQTITYTDAQENAWARVNPRAVMLPMSRVQVLMESAPETSSYKLPPDIMLVDDNALRFVDCATGKENPAKGKVFTAALNDAGVHFPLQAAASNPDPYKGHDEGMFFVDASGALFQLRMVKGQPLCRNTGHKISGKPLFIDVKEKRNSDFLGVIATDNGLFLNLRNTEPLRLPVSYEPGTQSVSLWITPLDATITVKGLGPENQRQAFMVATDNKFRVLRNLDLNTPPAVLDRQQNLQRGLSLLTPFSIVQFEPHIPGTVLHVRPAQYPLLALAGCVLSSIVLLVVRRRARATHGVGSLLRWTWPELVLTLTLGLPALLMLLLMGPLTRPSPPCCSVE, encoded by the coding sequence ATGATGCGTATCTACTGGTTACGTCTTGCGCCTGTGTTTATGGGAATATTTGTGCTGGCCTGGTTTGTGCCGCAAACCTATCTGCGTTCGACGCGCGCCGAGTATTATCAGGTCAGCGGCATGTACAGCCCGGTATTTAAAGAGTTTGTTCTCTGGGAAACCGGATCGTCTCTTTTCATCTTCAAGCGTGAAGACGGAACACGCCTGAGCCTGCGCGAGGGCCGCATGGCCACACCTTTTTCCTTTCCCAAGGATATTGAAAAATGGGGCGGCTTTCCCCTGGAAATAGATGGTCAGACCATCACCTATACGGACGCGCAGGAAAACGCCTGGGCCCGGGTGAACCCTCGCGCCGTGATGTTGCCCATGTCGCGTGTACAGGTTCTGATGGAGTCTGCTCCTGAAACCTCCTCCTACAAGCTGCCGCCGGACATCATGCTGGTGGACGACAACGCCCTGCGCTTTGTTGATTGCGCCACAGGCAAAGAAAACCCGGCAAAGGGCAAGGTTTTCACTGCCGCCCTGAATGATGCAGGCGTGCACTTTCCTCTACAGGCCGCGGCAAGCAATCCCGACCCCTATAAAGGGCATGATGAAGGCATGTTTTTTGTGGATGCCAGCGGAGCGCTGTTTCAGTTGCGTATGGTCAAGGGGCAGCCTCTCTGCCGCAATACGGGCCATAAAATTTCCGGCAAGCCCTTGTTTATTGACGTCAAAGAAAAAAGAAACAGCGATTTTCTCGGTGTTATAGCCACAGACAACGGGCTGTTCCTTAACCTGCGAAACACTGAACCCTTGCGCCTGCCAGTCAGCTATGAACCGGGCACACAATCGGTATCCCTGTGGATAACCCCGCTGGATGCCACCATAACCGTCAAGGGACTGGGGCCGGAAAACCAGCGGCAGGCGTTTATGGTGGCCACTGACAACAAGTTTCGCGTCTTGCGCAACCTTGATCTCAACACGCCTCCTGCCGTTCTTGACAGGCAGCAGAACCTGCAACGCGGGCTTTCCCTGCTGACGCCTTTTTCCATCGTACAGTTTGAGCCGCATATTCCAGGCACGGTTTTGCATGTCCGGCCTGCGCAGTATCCACTGTTGGCTCTGGCAGGTTGCGTGTTGAGCAGCATTGTACTTCTGGTTGTGAGGCGGCGGGCACGTGCAACACACGGTGTTGGTTCGTTGCTGCGCTGGACCTGGCCAGAATTGGTCCTCACGCTGACGCTTGGCCTGCCTGCCCTGCTGATGCTTCTTCTTATGGGGCCGCTGACGCGGCCATCACCTCCATGCTGTTCAGTTGAATAA
- a CDS encoding ATP-binding cassette domain-containing protein produces the protein MEEMVCCRALRHSYHGTEVLHGIDFSVRRGEVVGLLGKNGAGKSTSINILMGFMQPDSGLCSVMGHPSHSIPPQARARIGLLHEGFTQYNFMTIAEIERFYAAFYPQWDSTVYYDLVNRMGVPANRRITRLSCGQRSQVTLGLIFAQQAELMILDDYSLGLDVGYRRLFLEFLQDHVRRRGTTVLLTSHVVQELENLLDSLVVIHKGAVLANERYDDFMHSFFCYRVPLSQAGEALRDNEGPLLRVERGVDHLMLYSRAMPEEMRFFLESRGVNNLDGPPAPVPMSFEDAFVGLTGRY, from the coding sequence ATGGAAGAAATGGTTTGCTGCCGTGCCCTGCGACACAGCTACCACGGCACAGAAGTGCTGCACGGCATTGATTTCAGTGTACGGCGCGGCGAGGTTGTGGGCCTGCTGGGTAAAAATGGTGCGGGAAAAAGCACCAGCATCAACATATTGATGGGCTTCATGCAGCCGGATTCCGGCCTGTGTTCCGTCATGGGGCATCCGAGCCACTCCATTCCCCCGCAGGCACGCGCGCGGATTGGCCTGCTGCATGAAGGCTTTACACAATACAACTTCATGACCATTGCCGAAATAGAAAGGTTTTACGCCGCTTTCTACCCGCAATGGGACAGCACGGTTTACTATGACCTGGTAAACCGTATGGGCGTGCCCGCCAACAGGCGCATCACACGTCTTTCCTGCGGGCAGCGCTCACAGGTTACTTTGGGGCTCATCTTTGCCCAGCAGGCAGAGCTTATGATCCTCGACGACTATTCTCTGGGACTGGACGTGGGTTACCGGCGGCTGTTCCTGGAATTTTTGCAAGATCATGTGCGCCGCCGCGGAACAACCGTACTGCTGACATCGCATGTTGTGCAGGAGCTGGAAAACCTGCTGGATTCTCTTGTTGTCATCCACAAAGGCGCAGTGCTGGCCAACGAACGCTATGACGATTTCATGCATTCGTTTTTCTGCTACCGTGTGCCTCTTTCACAGGCTGGCGAAGCCCTGCGGGACAATGAGGGCCCCCTGCTGCGCGTGGAACGGGGCGTGGATCATCTCATGTTATACAGCCGCGCCATGCCCGAAGAAATGCGCTTTTTTCTTGAAAGCCGCGGCGTGAACAACCTGGATGGCCCGCCCGCCCCAGTGCCTATGTCCTTTGAAGACGCCTTTGTAGGCCTGACCGGCAGATATTGA